From Deferrisoma camini S3R1, the proteins below share one genomic window:
- a CDS encoding methyl-accepting chemotaxis protein, producing MRVGIQGKVCGFLVGVLLLAFGGSTWISTARSTAALEELGERSIETLRSSAIGQARTVFSSLEIGTKGSLEKGEMAGFQELLTDLGSVEGLIEIGLTDPDGTVVYASGGASAGVRFDPDAVRQAVGSKDPVVVPRGDEVIVARAHRFRQECAECHGGAAPGTLAGILYVRYALAATARTEEETRDFVTSARRASVWTGVGAGLVGLLAATLGTWFLQDRFVTRRMRGFVKSLKEMAEGDGDLTKSIPLRYVDCAGVKDCGHDECVCFGRQEACWSHVGSMQLIPEKIQCPSVLSGKVTDCATCEVFQAAEQDEFDQLANWVNIFTNKIRYMVEQVKESAGEMAAVSEELSATTTQIAASTEEVSQQTQVLAASGEEMGATVQEVSQNAAGVAQAADRARGRAAEAGRMVRETGESLERIAEVVAGAGRVVEGLGAEAEKVDVVVRTIKEIADQTKLLALNATIEAARAGEHGRGFAVVADEVRKLAADTVKATQQIARTVEGIQAEARRAVDAMEEGVSAVAQGRDLGRRAAGAMAEVESEVSGAAAQVEQIAAATEELTATIQHLAMNLDQIAQGVGENTRAGEEIARTADTVAKKADELRHLTNRFST from the coding sequence ATGCGCGTCGGAATCCAAGGGAAGGTCTGCGGTTTTCTGGTGGGGGTTCTCCTGCTGGCGTTCGGGGGCAGCACCTGGATCTCCACCGCCCGCTCCACTGCGGCGCTGGAGGAGCTGGGGGAGCGCAGCATCGAAACGCTGCGCTCGTCGGCGATCGGCCAGGCCCGCACCGTGTTCTCGAGCCTGGAGATCGGCACGAAAGGGTCGCTGGAGAAGGGGGAGATGGCGGGGTTTCAGGAGCTTCTCACGGACCTGGGAAGCGTGGAGGGGCTGATCGAGATCGGGCTGACGGACCCGGACGGCACGGTTGTCTATGCGAGCGGGGGTGCCTCGGCGGGCGTGCGGTTCGACCCGGACGCGGTCCGGCAGGCGGTGGGGTCGAAGGATCCGGTGGTGGTGCCCCGGGGCGACGAAGTCATCGTGGCGCGGGCCCATCGGTTCCGGCAGGAGTGTGCAGAGTGCCACGGGGGGGCGGCACCGGGAACGCTCGCCGGCATCCTGTACGTCCGGTACGCGCTGGCCGCCACGGCTCGGACGGAGGAGGAGACCCGAGACTTCGTGACCTCGGCCCGTCGGGCGAGCGTGTGGACCGGGGTCGGGGCGGGTCTCGTAGGGCTTTTGGCCGCCACTCTCGGTACCTGGTTCCTCCAGGACCGGTTCGTGACCCGCCGCATGCGGGGTTTCGTGAAGAGCCTGAAGGAGATGGCGGAAGGTGACGGCGACCTCACGAAGAGCATCCCCCTGCGATACGTGGACTGCGCCGGGGTCAAGGACTGCGGTCACGACGAGTGCGTCTGCTTCGGCAGACAGGAGGCCTGCTGGAGCCACGTGGGGTCCATGCAGCTCATCCCGGAAAAGATCCAGTGCCCGTCGGTGCTCTCCGGCAAGGTCACCGACTGTGCCACCTGCGAGGTGTTTCAGGCGGCCGAGCAGGACGAGTTCGACCAACTGGCCAACTGGGTGAACATCTTCACCAACAAGATCCGCTACATGGTGGAGCAGGTGAAGGAGTCGGCCGGGGAGATGGCCGCGGTGAGCGAGGAGCTGTCGGCCACCACCACCCAGATCGCGGCGAGCACCGAGGAGGTGTCGCAGCAGACCCAGGTGCTGGCCGCGAGCGGCGAGGAGATGGGAGCCACGGTGCAGGAGGTGAGCCAGAACGCGGCAGGTGTGGCCCAGGCCGCGGACCGGGCGCGGGGCAGGGCTGCGGAGGCGGGTCGGATGGTGCGGGAGACCGGGGAGTCCCTCGAACGGATCGCGGAGGTGGTGGCCGGAGCCGGGCGGGTGGTGGAAGGGCTCGGCGCCGAGGCCGAGAAGGTGGACGTGGTCGTCCGGACGATCAAGGAGATCGCCGACCAGACGAAGCTCCTGGCCCTGAACGCCACCATCGAGGCAGCGCGGGCGGGCGAGCACGGTCGCGGTTTCGCCGTGGTGGCGGACGAGGTGCGCAAGCTCGCGGCGGACACCGTGAAGGCCACTCAGCAGATCGCCCGGACCGTCGAAGGGATCCAGGCCGAGGCCCGCCGGGCGGTGGATGCGATGGAAGAGGGCGTGTCGGCGGTGGCCCAGGGGAGGGATCTGGGGCGGAGGGCGGCCGGTGCCATGGCCGAGGTGGAAAGTGAGGTGAGCGGAGCGGCCGCCCAGGTGGAGCAGATCGCGGCGGCCACCGAGGAGCTGACGGCCACGATCCAGCACCTGGCCATGAACCTGGACCAGATCGCTCAGGGGGTGGGAGAGAACACCCGTGCCGGCGAGGAGATCGCCCGCACGGCCGACACCGTGGCGAAGAAGGCCGACGAGCTGCGGCACCTCACGAACCGGTTCAGCACCTGA
- a CDS encoding SPFH domain-containing protein: MGKDNVVFLEVIEWFDPSGREVAHRIPERGSGEFKVGAQVIVRDSQAAVFFSGGVACDALGPGRHTLITKNVPLLTKALALPWGFTSPFRAEVYFVNLKVFANLRWGTRDPVAFRDREFGLVRLRAHGMCNVRVVQPVLFVNTLVGTEASYTVDTLEAYLGEVIVSRLNDHLGENLGSLLDLPTRYEELARGLHERLAQDLAGYGLALDALYINAITPPDEVQRAIDDRTRLGAVGDRLDELMKLKVAEALERAADAGGPAEGAMGLGLGMILPGLLSGMGSLDRAPASGSAPCPECGLPVGDDARFCPHCGHQLLVARRCAGCGKNLTARARFCPACGAPADARPRSRTCGACGAENRPEAVFCNACGTRLTE; encoded by the coding sequence ATGGGCAAGGACAACGTGGTGTTCCTCGAGGTCATCGAGTGGTTCGACCCCTCCGGCCGGGAGGTGGCCCACCGGATCCCGGAGCGCGGATCCGGTGAGTTCAAGGTGGGGGCCCAGGTGATCGTGCGCGACAGCCAGGCGGCCGTGTTCTTTTCGGGCGGCGTGGCCTGTGATGCCCTGGGCCCGGGCCGCCACACCCTCATCACCAAGAACGTCCCGCTGCTGACCAAGGCCCTGGCCCTGCCCTGGGGGTTCACCAGCCCGTTTCGGGCCGAGGTGTACTTCGTCAACCTCAAGGTGTTCGCGAACCTGAGGTGGGGCACCCGAGATCCCGTGGCGTTCCGGGACCGGGAGTTCGGCTTGGTCCGGCTCCGGGCGCACGGGATGTGCAACGTGCGGGTGGTTCAGCCGGTTCTTTTCGTGAACACCCTGGTGGGCACCGAGGCTTCCTACACGGTGGACACGCTGGAGGCGTACCTGGGCGAGGTGATCGTGTCCCGGTTGAACGACCACCTGGGGGAGAACCTGGGCTCGCTCCTGGACCTGCCCACCCGGTACGAGGAGCTGGCCCGGGGGCTTCACGAACGGCTGGCGCAGGATCTGGCCGGGTACGGGCTGGCCCTGGACGCCCTGTACATCAACGCCATCACCCCGCCGGACGAGGTGCAGCGGGCCATCGACGACCGCACCCGGCTGGGCGCGGTGGGCGACCGGTTGGACGAGCTCATGAAGCTCAAGGTGGCCGAGGCGCTGGAGCGGGCGGCCGACGCCGGCGGGCCGGCCGAAGGAGCCATGGGGCTGGGCCTGGGGATGATCCTGCCCGGGCTTCTCTCAGGCATGGGTTCCCTCGACAGGGCGCCGGCCAGCGGGTCCGCCCCATGCCCGGAGTGCGGCCTGCCGGTGGGCGATGACGCCCGGTTCTGCCCCCACTGCGGTCACCAGCTCTTGGTGGCGCGCCGGTGCGCCGGTTGCGGCAAGAACCTGACGGCCCGGGCGCGGTTCTGCCCCGCGTGCGGCGCCCCGGCCGACGCCCGGCCGCGCAGCCGGACCTGCGGGGCCTGCGGCGCCGAGAACCGGCCGGAGGCCGTGTTCTGCAACGCATGCGGAACCCGTCTGACGGAGTAG
- a CDS encoding MucR family transcriptional regulator, producing the protein MDKRLLLQLTADIVASHASMNEMGQEDLLAEIDKVYRKLATLAGEEVAEEEVAEEAEESGEEAPAQPVVPPDVAFGKDKIYCMICGKGMKTLKRHLHTAHGLDPKAYLTKFGLPTNTPLVSQEYSEQRKRMAAELGLAEKLVEARAARAAKRKAQQEG; encoded by the coding sequence ATGGACAAACGTTTGTTGCTTCAGCTCACTGCCGACATCGTCGCTTCCCACGCATCCATGAACGAAATGGGCCAGGAAGATCTGCTGGCGGAGATCGACAAGGTGTACCGGAAACTGGCCACCCTGGCCGGCGAGGAGGTGGCCGAGGAGGAGGTGGCCGAGGAAGCCGAGGAGTCCGGCGAGGAGGCCCCGGCCCAGCCCGTGGTGCCGCCGGACGTGGCCTTCGGCAAGGACAAGATCTACTGCATGATCTGCGGCAAGGGGATGAAGACCCTGAAGCGCCATCTCCACACCGCCCACGGCCTCGATCCGAAGGCCTACCTGACCAAGTTCGGGCTGCCCACCAACACCCCGCTGGTGTCTCAGGAGTACTCGGAACAGCGCAAACGCATGGCTGCCGAGCTGGGGCTGGCGGAGAAGCTGGTCGAGGCCCGGGCCGCCCGGGCGGCCAAGCGCAAGGCGCAACAGGAGGGGTAG
- a CDS encoding PaaI family thioesterase, producing MSHKGPDAAAACRAIAQAAERESYANRMGLRLLEVEPGACRVEMVPGEDMTNLFGTVHGGALFSLLDEAFQIACNSHGVTAFALNLSVTYVSSARPGERLVAEAREVALTRRTATYHIRVTRDSGEVVATAQALAYRLGTPVPFLDPSG from the coding sequence ATGAGCCATAAGGGGCCGGACGCAGCCGCCGCGTGCCGGGCTATCGCCCAAGCGGCCGAGCGGGAGTCCTACGCCAACCGGATGGGGCTGCGCCTCCTGGAGGTGGAGCCCGGGGCCTGCCGGGTGGAGATGGTGCCCGGCGAGGACATGACCAACCTCTTTGGCACGGTCCACGGCGGAGCCCTGTTCAGCCTGCTGGACGAGGCCTTCCAGATCGCCTGCAACTCCCACGGGGTCACCGCCTTCGCCCTGAACCTGTCGGTCACCTACGTGAGCTCGGCCAGGCCCGGGGAGCGCCTGGTGGCCGAGGCGAGGGAGGTTGCCCTGACCCGCCGCACGGCCACCTACCACATCCGGGTGACCCGGGACAGCGGCGAGGTGGTGGCCACGGCCCAGGCCCTAGCCTACCGGCTGGGTACCCCCGTCCCCTTCCTGGACCCCTCCGGATGA
- a CDS encoding class I adenylate-forming enzyme family protein — translation MRRGGIDLARAMSPDRWVATWAARRPEEPGLEFEGRVWTWARLEQEVDRTSRWLRSLGVGPGDRVACLHRNHPHVVFLFLAASRLGAVFNPWNARLAPEETAYRLRDADPRCVVVEPGLRDRLAAEVERSGRVVSFLQGAPAGDAAPAPCAGRGPDAPQALLYTSGTTGRPKGALLPVRKGFFNALNAQEFLEVGVGDRMLVVLPLFHSGALFIQVVPALYAGATVVLHPRFDAERVARTLTEDRITHFLAVPTVLRRVLDAGGVGCLQGLRVCGVGGEPVPPEMIASCLEAGVEVRQLLGQTETSIVLWASADDLRDRPGTVGRPVRHAELRLGPIRSGVGEIRVRGPALMLEYWNDPELTRRSFARGWFRTGDLGRVDEGGYWYLAGRAKEMFISGGENVYPAEVEAVLRAHPAVADAAVIGVPDPRWGEAGHAFVELRPGAEASTEDLRAWCSRRLARFKCPRDVTFVARLPRTELGKVRKDALRDLWKGIEP, via the coding sequence GTGAGAAGGGGTGGGATCGACCTGGCGCGGGCCATGTCTCCCGACCGGTGGGTGGCCACCTGGGCGGCGCGTCGGCCGGAGGAGCCCGGCCTCGAGTTCGAGGGCCGGGTGTGGACCTGGGCCCGGCTGGAACAGGAGGTGGACCGGACCTCCCGATGGCTTCGGTCTCTGGGCGTCGGGCCGGGGGACCGGGTGGCATGCCTGCACCGGAATCATCCCCACGTGGTGTTCCTGTTCCTGGCCGCCAGCCGGCTCGGGGCGGTGTTCAACCCCTGGAACGCCCGCCTGGCGCCCGAGGAGACCGCGTACCGGCTCCGCGACGCCGATCCCCGGTGTGTGGTGGTGGAGCCGGGGTTGCGCGACCGGCTCGCCGCCGAGGTGGAGCGGTCCGGCCGGGTGGTCTCGTTCCTCCAGGGGGCCCCGGCGGGAGATGCTGCGCCCGCCCCCTGCGCCGGCCGCGGGCCGGACGCGCCCCAGGCGCTCCTTTACACCTCGGGCACCACGGGCCGGCCCAAGGGGGCGCTTCTCCCCGTGCGAAAGGGGTTCTTCAACGCCCTGAACGCCCAGGAGTTCCTCGAGGTCGGCGTGGGGGATCGGATGCTGGTGGTGCTGCCGCTGTTCCACTCGGGCGCCCTGTTCATCCAGGTGGTGCCGGCCCTCTACGCCGGCGCCACGGTGGTGCTGCATCCCCGGTTCGACGCCGAGCGGGTGGCCCGCACCCTCACGGAGGACCGGATCACCCACTTCCTGGCCGTGCCCACGGTGCTCCGGCGGGTCCTGGACGCGGGCGGGGTAGGGTGCCTGCAGGGGCTTCGGGTGTGCGGGGTGGGTGGGGAGCCGGTGCCGCCGGAGATGATCGCCTCGTGCCTCGAGGCCGGGGTGGAGGTGCGCCAGCTCCTGGGCCAGACCGAGACCTCGATCGTGCTGTGGGCCTCGGCCGACGATCTCCGGGACCGGCCGGGCACGGTGGGCCGGCCGGTGCGCCATGCCGAGCTGCGGCTGGGGCCCATCCGGTCGGGGGTGGGCGAGATCCGGGTTCGGGGCCCCGCCCTCATGCTGGAGTACTGGAACGACCCGGAGCTCACGAGGAGGTCCTTCGCCCGGGGGTGGTTCCGCACGGGGGATCTGGGCCGGGTGGACGAGGGCGGATACTGGTACCTGGCAGGGCGGGCCAAGGAAATGTTCATCTCGGGCGGGGAGAACGTGTACCCGGCCGAGGTGGAGGCGGTGCTTCGTGCCCACCCGGCCGTGGCCGACGCGGCCGTGATCGGCGTGCCGGATCCCCGGTGGGGCGAGGCCGGCCACGCCTTCGTGGAGCTCCGGCCCGGTGCGGAGGCCTCGACAGAGGATCTCCGGGCGTGGTGCTCCCGCCGCCTGGCCCGGTTCAAGTGCCCCCGGGACGTGACCTTCGTGGCCCGGCTGCCCCGGACCGAGCTCGGCAAGGTCCGCAAGGACGCCCTCAGGGATCTGTGGAAAGGAATCGAACCATGA
- a CDS encoding VOC family protein — MAASNRAGAPPARFDHVGFVVEDLEAAACAFDALLGPPVIRSIPEIGLEARVYLGGGVEVLWFAGEVEGIDPRAIRPRPGVHHLAVRVEDLDGCLASFGRDGVGVLQGFPRPGLHGRIAFVEDPVSGGLLELVEAGA; from the coding sequence GTGGCAGCGTCGAACCGGGCGGGGGCTCCCCCCGCCCGGTTCGACCACGTGGGGTTCGTGGTGGAGGACCTGGAAGCAGCGGCCTGCGCCTTCGACGCGCTCCTCGGTCCCCCGGTGATCCGCTCGATCCCGGAGATCGGGCTCGAGGCCCGGGTGTACCTGGGGGGCGGGGTCGAGGTGCTGTGGTTCGCCGGAGAGGTGGAGGGGATCGACCCCCGTGCCATCCGGCCGAGGCCTGGGGTCCATCACCTGGCCGTCCGGGTCGAGGACCTGGACGGCTGCCTGGCCTCGTTCGGGCGGGACGGGGTGGGCGTGCTCCAGGGGTTCCCCCGGCCGGGGCTCCACGGCCGGATCGCGTTCGTGGAGGACCCGGTGTCCGGCGGGTTGCTGGAGCTCGTGGAGGCGGGGGCGTGA
- a CDS encoding ABC transporter substrate-binding protein gives MRRTTWWLATLAAVLLGVAAPAAAEVGVTADRILIGTSQSFSGPLVFPGTEEIAGIEAYLEYVNQSGGIHGRKIEWKWYDDGYKPQDAVANMKRLVEQDQVFCILINQGTSPVMAVVPYLEQKKVPLMFPFQGSSRLHGKKYVFTSFTYYDTQTQIVTRWLVEKKGFKRIGIIYQDDAYGKFFLNTLKKELKAKGLKIAAAESVKRGATDVAPQVAKIAQAGLDACLLALVPGPGAQVLKEAAKIGLKKTKLISSGPLTDEKFLILSGGVGEGVWGLSLWPDPVRDDSPAMQEYRKILKKYRPGHEPNRYNLYGYFYTKLFCEGLKRAGKDLTREKLIQALESIQNWENGIIPPVSFGPGDHQAQDQGFMVEVQGGRFVPISGWLGIRDGKLVESPL, from the coding sequence ATGAGGCGAACGACGTGGTGGCTGGCAACCCTGGCGGCGGTTCTCCTGGGCGTGGCGGCGCCGGCGGCGGCCGAGGTGGGGGTGACGGCCGACCGGATCCTGATCGGCACGTCCCAGTCGTTCTCGGGGCCCCTGGTGTTCCCGGGCACCGAGGAGATCGCCGGCATCGAGGCGTACCTGGAGTACGTGAACCAAAGCGGCGGCATCCACGGCCGCAAGATCGAGTGGAAGTGGTACGACGACGGGTACAAGCCCCAGGACGCCGTGGCCAACATGAAGCGGCTGGTGGAGCAGGACCAGGTCTTCTGCATTCTGATCAACCAGGGCACGTCCCCGGTGATGGCGGTGGTGCCGTACCTGGAGCAGAAGAAGGTCCCCCTGATGTTCCCGTTCCAGGGAAGCTCGAGGCTCCACGGCAAGAAGTACGTGTTCACCTCGTTCACGTACTACGACACCCAGACCCAGATCGTGACCCGGTGGCTGGTCGAGAAGAAGGGGTTCAAGCGGATCGGCATCATCTACCAGGACGACGCCTACGGGAAGTTCTTCCTGAACACCCTGAAGAAGGAGCTTAAGGCCAAGGGGCTGAAGATCGCGGCGGCCGAGTCCGTGAAGCGCGGGGCCACCGACGTGGCGCCCCAGGTGGCCAAGATCGCCCAGGCCGGCCTGGACGCCTGCCTGCTGGCCCTGGTGCCGGGCCCCGGGGCCCAGGTGCTCAAGGAGGCCGCCAAGATCGGGCTCAAGAAGACCAAGCTGATCTCGTCGGGGCCGCTCACCGACGAGAAGTTCCTGATCCTGTCGGGCGGCGTGGGCGAGGGGGTTTGGGGCCTGTCCCTGTGGCCCGACCCGGTGCGGGACGACTCCCCGGCCATGCAGGAGTACCGCAAGATCCTCAAGAAGTACCGTCCGGGCCACGAGCCCAACCGTTACAACCTGTACGGCTACTTCTACACCAAGCTGTTCTGCGAGGGGCTCAAGCGGGCCGGCAAGGACCTGACCCGGGAGAAGCTGATCCAGGCCCTGGAGTCGATCCAGAACTGGGAGAACGGCATCATCCCGCCGGTGTCGTTCGGCCCGGGTGACCACCAGGCCCAGGACCAGGGGTTCATGGTGGAGGTGCAGGGCGGCCGGTTCGTTCCGATCAGCGGGTGGCTGGGCATCCGCGACGGCAAGCTCGTGGAGAGCCCGCTCTGA
- a CDS encoding branched-chain amino acid ABC transporter permease, which produces MRTVRRIAMWAGAAAVLWVVKASLGLFVVNLLLVYVIVAVGLNLLMGFTGQISAGHAGFLAVGAYVAALVGTHAPQVGAVGALIAAGAAAALLGVAIGLPALRLAGFYIAMATLAFGVVVTEAILQMDVWTGGADGMYVLAPSLFGFPLDSDTQKFWLVLGTAVLAVWTAQNLAGSKVGRAFLALRESDVATETLGISTAAYRTLAFALSAFYTGVAGGLFAYVVSYISPDAFSIELSIDFVAMVILGGMGSIGGSIVGAALLTVLNQYLAVLQDFKALIFGLAVVVCMILMPGGVSAAWKAALERFRG; this is translated from the coding sequence ATGAGGACGGTCCGAAGAATCGCGATGTGGGCCGGGGCCGCGGCCGTGCTCTGGGTGGTGAAGGCGAGCCTGGGGCTGTTCGTGGTGAACCTGCTCCTGGTCTACGTGATCGTGGCCGTGGGGCTCAACCTGCTCATGGGGTTCACGGGCCAGATCAGCGCCGGCCACGCCGGGTTCCTGGCGGTGGGGGCCTACGTGGCGGCCCTGGTGGGCACGCACGCACCCCAGGTCGGGGCGGTGGGCGCCCTGATCGCGGCGGGCGCGGCGGCCGCCCTGTTGGGGGTGGCGATCGGGTTGCCGGCGCTTCGGCTGGCCGGGTTCTACATCGCCATGGCCACCCTGGCGTTCGGGGTGGTGGTGACCGAGGCGATCCTCCAGATGGACGTCTGGACCGGCGGGGCCGACGGCATGTACGTGCTGGCGCCCTCGCTGTTCGGCTTTCCCCTGGACTCGGACACCCAGAAGTTCTGGCTGGTTCTGGGGACGGCGGTGCTGGCCGTGTGGACCGCCCAGAACCTGGCGGGGTCCAAGGTGGGGCGGGCGTTCCTGGCGCTGCGCGAGAGCGACGTGGCGACCGAGACGCTGGGCATCTCCACGGCCGCCTACCGGACCCTGGCCTTCGCCCTCAGCGCGTTCTACACGGGGGTGGCGGGCGGGCTGTTCGCCTACGTGGTCTCGTACATCTCGCCCGACGCGTTCTCCATCGAGCTATCGATCGACTTCGTGGCCATGGTGATCCTGGGGGGCATGGGGAGCATCGGCGGTTCGATCGTGGGGGCCGCCCTGCTGACCGTGCTCAACCAGTACCTGGCGGTGCTCCAGGACTTCAAGGCCCTGATCTTCGGGCTCGCCGTGGTGGTCTGCATGATCTTGATGCCGGGAGGAGTCAGCGCGGCGTGGAAAGCGGCCCTGGAGCGGTTCCGGGGCTGA
- a CDS encoding branched-chain amino acid ABC transporter permease, with amino-acid sequence MFWQLVVSGLATGCVYALVALGLTLIYRATEHVNFAQGELAMVGAFLGFTLHVHLQLPVWAAVLGGAVLGGAVGWVCELAVIRPAEGQPHVNVFIITLGLSIVLKSLAGMVWSHDEFPFPPLFSPRGVRLGSVVVTPLNLGTIAVALGIMVGLFAFFRYTRHGVAMRAVCENPEAAQLMGVEVRRVYAFAWILSAGLSALAGALIAPVLNLSTHMGAVVIPAFAAAILGGWGSFPGAIAGGMALGVIENLAGGYLAAQIKNMVPFLVVLAVLVARPQGLLGEREVRKV; translated from the coding sequence ATGTTCTGGCAGCTGGTCGTGAGCGGGCTGGCCACGGGGTGCGTGTACGCCCTGGTGGCCCTGGGCCTCACTCTGATCTACCGGGCCACGGAGCACGTGAACTTCGCCCAGGGTGAGCTGGCCATGGTGGGGGCGTTCCTGGGGTTCACCCTCCACGTGCACCTTCAGCTGCCGGTGTGGGCCGCGGTGCTGGGCGGGGCGGTGCTGGGTGGGGCGGTGGGGTGGGTGTGCGAGCTGGCCGTGATCCGACCCGCGGAGGGCCAGCCCCACGTCAACGTGTTCATCATCACCCTGGGGCTCAGCATCGTGCTCAAGAGCCTGGCGGGCATGGTGTGGTCCCACGACGAGTTCCCGTTCCCGCCGCTGTTCTCGCCCCGAGGGGTGCGGCTGGGCTCGGTGGTGGTCACGCCGCTCAACCTGGGCACCATCGCCGTGGCCCTGGGGATCATGGTGGGGCTGTTCGCGTTCTTCCGATACACTCGCCACGGCGTGGCCATGCGGGCGGTGTGCGAGAACCCGGAGGCGGCCCAGCTCATGGGGGTGGAGGTGCGGCGGGTGTACGCGTTCGCCTGGATCCTGTCGGCGGGGCTGAGCGCCCTGGCCGGGGCCCTGATCGCACCGGTGCTGAACCTCTCGACCCACATGGGCGCCGTGGTGATCCCGGCGTTTGCCGCGGCCATCCTGGGGGGCTGGGGATCGTTTCCAGGGGCCATCGCCGGCGGCATGGCTCTGGGGGTGATCGAGAACCTGGCCGGCGGGTATCTGGCCGCCCAGATCAAGAACATGGTGCCGTTCCTGGTGGTGCTGGCCGTGCTGGTGGCCCGGCCCCAGGGCCTGTTGGGGGAGCGGGAGGTCCGGAAGGTATGA
- a CDS encoding ABC transporter ATP-binding protein, giving the protein MLSLREVTVGYGKTPVLREVSLEVPRGEVVALLGANGAGKTTIMRTVMGFLKPWNGSVVFDGQELDGQRPARIVRRGVGLVPEGRQIFGHLTVDENLVMGAYARRDPAGVRSDREWVLSLFPVLAERLRQRAGTLSGGEQQMLAIGRALMARPRLLLLDEPSLGLAPLLVREIFEVIGKIHQEGTTVLLVEQNARMALSVAARAYVLETGRVVREGAARELMEDPSVRAAYLGG; this is encoded by the coding sequence GTGTTGAGCCTGCGGGAGGTCACGGTCGGGTACGGGAAGACCCCGGTGCTCCGGGAGGTGAGCCTGGAGGTGCCCAGGGGCGAGGTGGTGGCCCTGCTGGGCGCGAACGGCGCGGGCAAGACCACGATCATGCGCACGGTGATGGGGTTCCTCAAGCCGTGGAACGGCTCGGTGGTGTTCGACGGCCAGGAGCTCGACGGTCAGCGGCCCGCCCGGATCGTGCGCCGGGGAGTGGGCCTGGTGCCGGAGGGCCGCCAGATCTTCGGTCACCTCACCGTGGACGAGAACCTAGTCATGGGCGCCTATGCCCGCCGGGACCCGGCAGGGGTCCGGTCGGACCGGGAGTGGGTGCTGTCGCTGTTTCCGGTGCTGGCCGAGCGGCTGCGCCAGCGGGCCGGCACGCTGTCCGGGGGCGAGCAGCAGATGCTGGCCATCGGCCGGGCTCTCATGGCCCGGCCCCGGCTGCTCCTCCTGGACGAGCCCAGCCTGGGGCTCGCACCGCTGTTGGTGCGGGAGATCTTCGAGGTGATCGGCAAGATCCACCAGGAAGGAACCACCGTGCTCCTGGTGGAGCAGAACGCCCGCATGGCCCTGTCGGTGGCCGCTCGGGCCTACGTGCTGGAGACCGGAAGGGTGGTGCGCGAGGGCGCCGCCCGGGAGCTCATGGAGGACCCCAGCGTGCGCGCGGCGTACCTGGGGGGGTGA
- a CDS encoding ABC transporter ATP-binding protein has translation MREQSESTPILRVEHVTMDFDGLRALNDCSFVVEPGEIFAVIGPNGAGKSTLFNVITGLYRPTQGQVYFRGVRVDRMRPNRVGRMGMARSFQNLELFKGLTAAENVLVGGHRHLGYGFFRALWGDPGVRRREARGMGRARDLLGFLGVAEFADVAVDDLPYGVQKKVEVARALATDPVLLLLDEPAAGLNDAETEDLMETVRRIRDERGITVVLVEHNMRFVMGLSDRVCVLNYGSILAQGRPDEVRSNPRVVEAYLGEEPC, from the coding sequence ATGAGAGAACAGAGCGAAAGCACGCCGATCTTGCGCGTGGAGCACGTGACCATGGATTTCGACGGGCTCCGCGCGCTAAACGACTGTTCATTCGTGGTGGAGCCGGGCGAGATCTTCGCCGTGATCGGCCCCAACGGGGCCGGCAAGTCCACCCTGTTCAACGTGATCACCGGCCTGTACCGGCCCACCCAGGGGCAGGTGTACTTCCGGGGGGTGCGGGTGGACCGGATGCGGCCCAACCGGGTGGGCCGCATGGGCATGGCCCGGAGCTTCCAGAACCTGGAGCTGTTCAAGGGCCTCACGGCAGCGGAGAACGTGCTGGTGGGAGGGCATCGGCACCTGGGGTACGGGTTCTTCCGGGCCCTCTGGGGCGACCCGGGCGTGCGGCGGCGCGAGGCCCGGGGCATGGGCCGGGCCCGGGACCTGCTGGGGTTCCTGGGGGTGGCGGAGTTCGCGGACGTGGCCGTGGACGACCTGCCCTACGGGGTCCAGAAGAAGGTCGAGGTGGCCCGGGCCCTGGCCACGGACCCGGTGCTCCTGCTCCTGGACGAGCCCGCGGCCGGGCTGAACGACGCAGAGACCGAGGACCTGATGGAGACGGTTCGCCGCATCCGAGACGAGCGCGGCATCACGGTCGTCCTGGTGGAGCACAACATGCGGTTCGTGATGGGGCTGTCCGACCGGGTGTGCGTGCTCAACTACGGCAGCATCCTGGCCCAGGGTCGGCCGGACGAGGTGCGCTCGAACCCCCGGGTGGTCGAGGCGTACCTGGGAGAAGAGCCGTGTTGA